The Candidatus Omnitrophota bacterium genome segment TTCGCCGGAAAATCCCTCGCCGACAGGGATTTTGGAACAAGCGAATCGCTCGACGCCCAAGAGATGAAGGCCGAGCAAGGTTCCGGAGATGTCGACGATGGCGTCGAAACAACCGACTTCGTGAAAATGGATATGATCGAAGGGTTTGTTGTGAACTTTGCCTTCCGCTTGGGCGAGGGCGGTGAAGACTTGTTCAATGCGCTGGCGGACATTGCCCGGCCAGCTTATGCGATCGGCGATTTGCAGCACGTCGGCGAGATGGCGATGGACGTGATGCTCTTCTTCCACCTGGACGTGAACCTGAGTCCCCGCCAGTGGGCCGCGTTGAACTTTTTCGGCGCGCAGGTCGAATCCCGGTATATTCAGACCGGCCAGATGGTTTTTAATTTCTTCCAGCGGACAGCCCGCATCCACTAAGGCGCCTAAACACATATCCCCGCTGATTCCAGAGAACGCATCGAAGTATATTATTTTCATCGAATAAACGCCTTAGCCTTTCCACTGCAATTTTGGGCATATCCAAGAATCGTTATAAATTTCCTTGCCTTTATCCCTTTACTAAAGAGCGAGAAGATGAGAAACGCGAGATAGTATTCCTATACAGTCAAAACGCCCGCGCTCGTTTCGCCGTTTCGTCTTTGCATTCGGACGCGAAAGGCTCACAATAGAATTCTATGGTTAAAAACACATTAGGGTAAATAGCCATGAACTTTCAATTTTACTCTCCAACGAAACTTATCGTAGGGGCGGGAAAAGCGGCGGCGGCTGGAGATATCGCCGGGGAATTTGCAAAAACGGCGCTAGTAATTTACAGCCAATCTCTACGTCAAACCTCCATCGTCTTCGATTCGTTGCGATCCAAAGGCATAAAAATTGTCGAATATAAAAAACCGTCCGGCGAACCGGACGTAGAGACGGTTGACGCGGCGGCGGATGCAGCGAGACGGGCGCAGTGCGGCGTTATCGTATCCATCGGCGGCGGTTCTACGATCGATCTCGCCAAAGCGGCGGCGGGATTGGCGTCAAACGGGGGCAGCGTTGTGGAGTACTTGGAAGAAGTAGGAACGGGACGGCAAGTTGTTAAGCCAGCCCTGCCGCATATCGCCCTGCCAACGACGGCGGGGACGGGAGCGGAAGTTACGAAAAACGCCGTTATCTCTTCGCGGACGGGACGGTTCAAGAAAAGTTTCCGCAGCCCTTATCTTTTTCCCGCCGTTGCGATTCTCGACGCCCAGCTGACGGAGAGCCTGCCGCCGCAACAAGCGGCGTACAGCGGCATGGACGCCATCACGCAGTTGATCGAAGCGTTCCTGACGCGAAAGGCCACGCCGATTACGGACGCGCTAGCGCTGCATGGATTGGAATTGGCGCTGCCGTCCATCCACGACGTTTGCCGCGAGGGCAGTTCCATCGAAGCGCGAGAGAATATGTTGCTGGCTAGTACGCTCAGCGGGATATGCCTAGCCAACGCCGGATTGGGTTTAGCGCATGGATTCGCTTCCGGCTTGGGCGCGTTGTACGATATTCCTCACGGCAAAGCGTGCGCCATTCTCTTGCCTCACGCGATGAGAATCAACCTTAATGCCGCGCAAGCGAAACTAGCGCGGATTGGGGCGCTTTTCTCGAATAGCGGATCGGCGAACGAAGAAGCGTTAGCGGATCGCGCCGTGAAAGTGATCGAACAACTGACCGCCGAATTGGGAATTCCCGCCGATTTGAAATCGCTGCGCATTCCGACGGATGAACTTGATTTGTTGGCGAAGATGTCGATGGGGAACAGCATGAGAGGAAATCTCGTAGAGATTACGCAGGAATTGGCGAAGGAACTTTTGAGTCAATGGATATGAAAACAAAATGGCGTTGGGGCGTTGAGTGGGCGGCACTGTC includes the following:
- a CDS encoding iron-containing alcohol dehydrogenase; the encoded protein is MNFQFYSPTKLIVGAGKAAAAGDIAGEFAKTALVIYSQSLRQTSIVFDSLRSKGIKIVEYKKPSGEPDVETVDAAADAARRAQCGVIVSIGGGSTIDLAKAAAGLASNGGSVVEYLEEVGTGRQVVKPALPHIALPTTAGTGAEVTKNAVISSRTGRFKKSFRSPYLFPAVAILDAQLTESLPPQQAAYSGMDAITQLIEAFLTRKATPITDALALHGLELALPSIHDVCREGSSIEARENMLLASTLSGICLANAGLGLAHGFASGLGALYDIPHGKACAILLPHAMRINLNAAQAKLARIGALFSNSGSANEEALADRAVKVIEQLTAELGIPADLKSLRIPTDELDLLAKMSMGNSMRGNLVEITQELAKELLSQWI